One genomic window of Acetobacter sp. includes the following:
- a CDS encoding DUF6088 family protein, protein MRRVRASGRGSVFTPSDFLTVAARPSVDQALSRLVKGGQLRRLARGLYDFPKLHPKLGPLSPAPDDVAKALARETGSQVQIAGARAANVLGLSTQVPAQSTYLTDGPSRRVVLGKRVVDLRHASPKHLIAPGSPAGTVVQALRHVGPVRAADVAQIASRRLSATDKKTLASTAVQAPAWMRPTLVSIANAAAADIDG, encoded by the coding sequence ATGAGGCGTGTTCGCGCAAGCGGACGCGGCAGCGTTTTCACGCCCAGCGACTTCCTCACCGTCGCCGCTCGCCCGTCGGTCGATCAGGCACTCTCCCGGCTAGTCAAGGGCGGCCAGCTTCGGCGTCTAGCGCGTGGGCTCTATGACTTCCCCAAGCTGCATCCGAAGCTCGGTCCTCTCTCGCCCGCTCCAGACGATGTCGCCAAGGCACTCGCCCGGGAGACCGGCTCGCAGGTTCAGATCGCGGGTGCGCGGGCGGCGAACGTGCTCGGGCTCTCGACGCAGGTTCCTGCCCAGAGCACTTACCTGACCGATGGTCCCTCTCGGCGCGTCGTGCTGGGCAAGCGCGTCGTTGATCTTCGTCATGCTTCGCCCAAGCATCTCATCGCACCCGGAAGCCCCGCCGGCACAGTCGTTCAAGCCCTTCGCCATGTCGGCCCTGTGCGCGCGGCGGACGTCGCGCAGATCGCGTCGCGGCGGCTTTCGGCGACCGACAAGAAGACGCTAGCCTCGACCGCCGTTCAGGCGCCTGCCTGGATGCGTCCTACTCTCGTCTCGATTGCCAACGCGGCGGCGGCTGATATCGATGGATGA
- a CDS encoding restriction endonuclease, translated as MDFSDTSFSDFFASELKVNIDDPKYAANGGSKGKRLRTFLQTCDDATAVRAIEALWEHRSEYLARSGGADPVANAETRYQGLISRLSGGAAPSRPSASPQSVPVDRTAIAKIKANLMQVTALAPHARGYAFEGFLKGLFDAFGLAAQEPFRLRGEQIDGSFQLGSEIYLLEAKWHGQPIGVAELHTFHGKIEQKAAWTRGLFVSNSGFTEDGLAAFGRGKRVICMDGLDLYEMLDREIPLNQVLERKVRRAAETGAPFMRVRDLFPQ; from the coding sequence TTGGATTTTTCCGACACCAGTTTCTCGGACTTCTTCGCGTCCGAACTCAAGGTCAACATCGACGATCCGAAATACGCGGCCAATGGCGGATCGAAGGGCAAGCGCCTGCGTACTTTCCTCCAGACCTGCGATGATGCGACCGCCGTACGCGCTATCGAAGCGCTCTGGGAACATCGCAGTGAATATCTGGCGCGCTCCGGCGGCGCCGACCCCGTCGCCAATGCCGAGACCCGCTACCAAGGCCTGATCAGCCGCCTCTCCGGCGGCGCTGCGCCGTCGCGCCCTTCGGCGAGCCCCCAGTCCGTTCCCGTCGACCGCACGGCGATCGCCAAGATCAAAGCAAACCTCATGCAGGTCACGGCGTTGGCCCCACATGCGCGCGGCTACGCCTTCGAGGGCTTCCTCAAAGGCCTGTTCGACGCGTTCGGCCTGGCCGCCCAGGAGCCGTTCCGGCTGCGCGGCGAACAGATCGACGGCAGCTTCCAGCTCGGCAGCGAAATCTATCTGCTCGAAGCCAAATGGCACGGCCAGCCGATCGGCGTCGCTGAGCTGCATACCTTCCATGGCAAAATCGAGCAGAAGGCGGCCTGGACCCGCGGCCTGTTCGTCAGCAACAGCGGCTTCACCGAAGACGGCCTCGCCGCCTTTGGACGCGGTAAGCGGGTCATCTGCATGGACGGCCTCGACCTTTACGAGATGCTCGATCGTGAAATCCCGCTCAACCAGGTTCTCGAACGCAAAGTCCGCCGCGCCGCTGAAACCGGCGCGCCGTTCATGCGCGTGCGCGACCTCTTTCCTCAGTGA
- a CDS encoding Hachiman antiphage defense system protein HamA — protein sequence MAQFNDWCISVDAPVGNHHRRVMTGQAAHLAVGIQATAAVVPSHYASEEQVARALARLGKPAAAALIESKLPTTKQIRSGDLGEIYATEWIDAHSGGYRAPIKRLRWKDHRNMAMRGDDVIGILQDPQSQRLQFLKTEAKSRAALTAQVLTEARAGLDKDGGLPSAHALHFISARLLELDNLPLADAIDDALLKHGIPPQSVRHLLFTFTGNAPDALLAASLQAYPGPINQWGIGLRVEGHAAFIGAVYDRVIADANNP from the coding sequence ATGGCGCAGTTCAATGATTGGTGCATTTCGGTCGACGCCCCGGTGGGAAACCACCATCGGCGGGTGATGACAGGACAGGCCGCCCACCTCGCGGTCGGCATCCAGGCGACAGCGGCTGTCGTGCCTTCGCATTACGCCTCGGAGGAACAGGTGGCGCGCGCACTCGCGCGGCTTGGCAAACCCGCGGCCGCCGCGCTGATCGAGAGCAAGCTGCCGACCACCAAGCAGATCCGGTCCGGCGACCTTGGCGAGATCTACGCGACGGAATGGATAGATGCCCATAGCGGCGGCTACCGCGCACCGATCAAGCGCCTGCGCTGGAAGGACCATCGCAACATGGCGATGCGTGGCGACGACGTGATCGGCATCCTGCAAGACCCCCAATCGCAACGTCTCCAGTTTCTGAAGACGGAGGCGAAGAGCCGCGCCGCGTTGACGGCCCAGGTCCTGACCGAAGCCCGCGCAGGGCTCGACAAGGATGGAGGATTGCCTTCGGCCCATGCGCTGCACTTCATTTCCGCGCGTCTCCTCGAGCTCGACAATCTGCCGCTCGCCGATGCGATCGATGACGCGCTGCTCAAGCATGGCATCCCGCCGCAGAGCGTCCGCCATCTGCTTTTCACATTCACGGGCAATGCCCCCGATGCGCTGCTGGCAGCCTCGCTGCAGGCCTATCCCGGCCCCATCAATCAATGGGGCATCGGACTTCGCGTGGAAGGCCATGCCGCCTTTATCGGCGCGGTCTACGATCGAGTGATCGCCGATGCCAACAACCCCTGA
- a CDS encoding nucleotidyl transferase AbiEii/AbiGii toxin family protein produces the protein MDEVARLPAADRAALFGETGAGRGVADTIIEKDFWVCWALRRLFGLPKGATATLVFKGGTSLSKAFEAIRRFSEDIDLSFDRAELGYTGDRDPEKEGISRKQAARLIDDLVGDVERHIAGQLLPALRAAIVEQLGEPANGEWTLEIDAGDAQTVNFHYPTALPAAEYEGMAYITPRVKLELGARGDPWPTEEKVIRPYAADDYPDFFEKPDTRVTVLSARRTFWEKATALHAEAHRPADSPTPQYFSRHYYDLAMLLDTAECQAAATDFDLLAQVASHKATFFRSGWASYDTARPGTLRLMPDASRVKDLRGDYRAMAPMMFDETPPSFDDILAKIAMLQETINS, from the coding sequence ATGGATGAGGTCGCCCGTCTTCCCGCCGCCGATCGCGCCGCTCTCTTCGGGGAGACCGGCGCTGGCCGGGGTGTCGCCGACACGATCATCGAGAAAGACTTCTGGGTTTGCTGGGCCCTAAGACGCCTCTTCGGCCTGCCAAAAGGGGCGACAGCGACCCTCGTCTTCAAGGGCGGCACATCGCTCTCCAAGGCGTTCGAAGCCATCCGTCGCTTCTCCGAGGACATAGACCTCTCGTTCGATCGGGCTGAACTCGGCTACACCGGGGATCGCGATCCCGAGAAGGAGGGGATCAGCAGGAAGCAGGCGGCCCGGCTGATCGACGATCTCGTCGGCGACGTCGAGCGTCATATCGCCGGGCAACTCCTCCCGGCGCTTCGCGCCGCGATCGTCGAACAGCTCGGCGAGCCGGCTAACGGCGAGTGGACGCTGGAGATCGACGCCGGCGACGCCCAGACGGTCAACTTCCACTATCCCACCGCTCTGCCCGCCGCCGAATATGAGGGCATGGCCTACATCACGCCGCGCGTGAAGCTCGAGCTCGGCGCGCGCGGCGATCCCTGGCCCACCGAGGAAAAAGTCATTCGCCCTTACGCGGCCGACGACTATCCCGATTTCTTCGAAAAGCCTGACACCAGAGTGACCGTGCTGTCAGCGCGACGCACATTCTGGGAGAAGGCGACCGCGCTTCACGCCGAGGCGCACCGCCCGGCCGACTCGCCGACACCGCAGTATTTCTCGCGACACTATTACGACCTCGCCATGCTCCTCGACACGGCCGAGTGCCAAGCCGCTGCGACCGACTTTGATCTGCTGGCGCAGGTGGCCTCCCACAAAGCCACCTTCTTCCGTTCCGGATGGGCCAGCTACGACACCGCGCGACCTGGAACCCTGCGGCTGATGCCCGACGCGTCGCGGGTCAAGGATTTGCGCGGCGACTACCGGGCGATGGCGCCGATGATGTTTGACGAGACGCCGCCTTCGTTCGACGACATTCTGGCGAAGATTGCGATGCTTCAAGAAACGATCAACAGCTGA
- a CDS encoding DEAD/DEAH box helicase: MPTTPEAIAADIAEAAAAGFRGRLIARGQARAIIWRDGALPPDAPAFAPQLSYDLHSYAYALLGLGLRLRELGGDPTQARTAFEQAATALEAVMAKGDRQEADRDFHFVMAAAAYHLAHLSARAYSLLAIVEADENFSPIERALAQLMRRNFGALRNSVLDYRASGQGSDARIAADIQARLDQAEGVAAPADAGGDDFLFDGLDTALTDAFMAAMSLYLLALERGERGLVDQALERLRVSLAICGEMNMLPQWWAHRVAIHLLSDLWSSTFHERVPLQPAGGLAADWSRLRELFIALLQRRAKAEIDLWPSQTEAAGRAVDQSDDLVVSLPTSAGKTRIAELCILRCLAGGKRVVFVTPLRALSAQTETTLQRTFGPLGKTISALYGSIGVSGFDEDAIRERDIVVATPEKLDFALRNDPSLLDDVGLLVFDEGHMIGLNEREVRYEVQIQRLLRRADAQDRRIVCLSAILPDGDQLDDFAAWLRRDHPGGLIKNDWRPTRLRFGEVVWGSPTARLNLRVGDERPWVQRFLTGAAPPNWVPPKRRRIRLFPDDQRELCLATAWRLVDDGQTVLVFCPERRSVEPFADVIVDLHERGALRSLLDADPNVLSTAIALGEEWLGADSAILKCLRLGVALHHGALPTAYRKEVERLLRENVLKVTISSPTLAQGLNLSATAVVMYSLHRAGERIEISEFKNVIGRAGRAYVDVEGIVLFPMFDDIPKKRRNWEGLITDLGAREMESGLVRLVAVLLTRMRARIGGDLNQLVDYVVNNAAAWTFPEIANEKPEDRERALADWERHVATLDTAILSLIAENDIPDDGIEAALDDILQSSLWHRRLQRQEAQVQQVLKAGLVSRSRLIWSQSTAARRRGYFLAGVGLTTGHALDAIATNANLLLIQANGAILEGDAEAAITAITGLAEEVFAFYPFTPDPLPANWRDILRAWLLGQPLAALGGAQPSETLQFVEGGLVYRLPWAMEAIRVRASANGDTVGVFDLPLEDHELGLAVPAVETGTLNRSASILIQAGFNSRLAAIKAVTDTGATFTTGQELRQWLNSDAVAAWSALPDWPTLETKPIWTEFSQSFTPAEKRTWADRRYWANVAWLGAPPPPGTVVQIHQWANQPRVLSTDGSPLGTVQAALYPLRAGLLRAQVAADVSKIDIVYLGPDDLAGP, translated from the coding sequence ATGCCAACAACCCCTGAGGCCATCGCCGCTGATATCGCCGAGGCGGCGGCCGCCGGCTTCCGGGGCCGACTGATCGCTCGCGGACAAGCCCGCGCGATCATCTGGCGGGATGGCGCCCTTCCTCCCGACGCGCCGGCCTTTGCCCCGCAGCTCAGCTACGACCTGCACAGCTACGCCTATGCCCTGCTCGGCCTCGGCCTGCGCCTTCGCGAGCTCGGCGGCGACCCGACCCAGGCGCGCACGGCCTTCGAGCAGGCGGCGACAGCGCTTGAGGCGGTGATGGCCAAGGGAGATCGCCAGGAGGCCGACCGCGACTTCCATTTCGTTATGGCGGCGGCCGCCTATCATCTCGCGCACCTTTCCGCGCGCGCCTATTCTCTCCTCGCGATCGTCGAGGCGGATGAGAATTTCTCTCCGATCGAGCGCGCGCTCGCGCAGTTGATGCGCCGCAATTTCGGCGCCTTGCGAAACAGCGTTCTGGACTACCGGGCCTCCGGGCAAGGCAGCGATGCGCGGATCGCCGCCGACATCCAGGCTCGCCTCGACCAGGCCGAGGGCGTTGCCGCACCGGCGGATGCCGGTGGAGACGACTTCCTGTTCGACGGTCTCGATACCGCGCTCACGGACGCCTTCATGGCCGCCATGTCGCTCTACCTGCTCGCGCTCGAACGGGGCGAGCGAGGGCTGGTCGATCAGGCGCTTGAGCGACTACGTGTGAGCTTGGCAATTTGCGGCGAGATGAACATGCTGCCGCAATGGTGGGCCCATCGCGTCGCCATCCACCTTCTGTCGGATCTGTGGTCGAGCACCTTCCATGAACGGGTTCCGCTTCAGCCCGCAGGCGGACTGGCGGCGGATTGGTCGCGGTTGCGCGAACTGTTCATCGCGCTGCTGCAGCGTCGGGCGAAGGCGGAGATCGACCTTTGGCCATCGCAGACCGAGGCGGCCGGTCGCGCCGTCGACCAGTCCGACGACCTGGTCGTGTCCCTGCCGACGAGCGCCGGCAAGACGCGTATTGCTGAACTCTGCATCCTGCGCTGCCTCGCCGGCGGCAAGCGGGTGGTGTTCGTCACCCCGCTGCGCGCGCTGTCAGCACAGACCGAAACCACGCTCCAACGGACCTTCGGGCCGCTCGGTAAGACCATATCGGCCCTCTACGGTAGCATCGGCGTCAGCGGCTTTGACGAGGACGCGATCCGTGAGCGCGACATCGTCGTAGCGACGCCCGAGAAGCTGGACTTTGCGCTCCGCAATGATCCCTCACTCCTCGATGACGTTGGCCTGTTGGTCTTCGACGAAGGTCACATGATCGGCCTCAACGAACGTGAGGTCCGCTACGAAGTGCAGATTCAGCGGCTGCTGCGCCGCGCTGACGCCCAGGATCGCCGGATCGTCTGCCTATCAGCCATCCTCCCCGATGGCGATCAGCTCGACGACTTCGCCGCCTGGCTCCGCCGCGATCATCCGGGCGGGCTGATCAAGAACGACTGGCGGCCGACCCGGCTGCGCTTCGGGGAAGTCGTGTGGGGGTCGCCAACCGCCCGGCTCAATCTGCGGGTCGGAGACGAGCGGCCTTGGGTCCAGCGTTTCCTTACAGGAGCCGCGCCACCCAACTGGGTTCCGCCGAAGCGGCGCCGCATCCGGCTGTTTCCCGACGACCAGCGCGAGCTTTGCCTCGCGACGGCCTGGCGGCTTGTCGATGATGGCCAGACTGTCCTCGTCTTCTGCCCCGAGCGGCGCAGCGTCGAGCCGTTCGCCGATGTCATCGTCGACCTCCATGAGCGCGGCGCCCTGCGCTCGCTGCTCGATGCCGATCCCAATGTGCTGAGCACAGCGATCGCGCTCGGAGAGGAATGGCTGGGCGCCGACAGCGCCATCCTCAAATGCCTCCGCCTCGGCGTCGCGCTCCACCACGGAGCGCTGCCGACCGCCTACCGCAAGGAGGTCGAGCGCCTGCTTCGCGAAAATGTCCTCAAGGTCACCATCTCCTCGCCAACCCTGGCCCAGGGCCTCAATCTGTCGGCGACGGCCGTCGTAATGTACTCGCTGCACCGGGCCGGCGAGCGGATCGAGATCAGCGAGTTCAAGAACGTCATCGGACGCGCCGGACGCGCCTATGTTGACGTCGAGGGCATCGTCCTTTTCCCGATGTTCGACGACATCCCCAAGAAACGGCGGAATTGGGAAGGGCTCATCACCGACCTTGGCGCGCGCGAGATGGAAAGCGGTCTCGTGCGCTTGGTCGCGGTGTTGCTTACCCGGATGCGCGCGCGCATCGGCGGAGACCTCAACCAGCTCGTCGACTACGTCGTCAACAACGCTGCCGCCTGGACATTCCCCGAGATCGCCAATGAAAAGCCGGAAGACCGGGAGCGCGCTCTGGCCGACTGGGAACGCCACGTTGCGACGCTTGATACCGCCATCCTCAGCCTTATCGCGGAGAATGACATCCCCGATGACGGCATCGAGGCGGCGCTGGACGACATCCTCCAATCCTCTCTGTGGCACCGCCGCCTGCAGCGTCAGGAGGCTCAGGTCCAGCAAGTGCTCAAGGCGGGTCTCGTGTCCCGCAGCCGGCTGATCTGGAGCCAGTCGACGGCTGCTCGGCGGCGCGGCTACTTCCTCGCCGGCGTGGGTCTGACGACGGGCCATGCCCTCGACGCCATCGCCACCAACGCTAACCTGCTTCTCATCCAGGCGAACGGCGCGATACTGGAGGGCGACGCAGAAGCCGCGATCACCGCCATCACCGGTCTTGCCGAGGAGGTGTTCGCCTTCTATCCCTTCACGCCCGACCCGCTGCCGGCGAACTGGCGCGACATCTTGCGCGCCTGGCTGCTCGGCCAACCGCTGGCGGCATTGGGCGGGGCTCAGCCATCGGAAACACTGCAGTTCGTTGAAGGCGGCCTCGTCTATCGGCTGCCTTGGGCGATGGAGGCGATCCGCGTTCGCGCCAGCGCCAATGGCGACACGGTCGGCGTGTTCGACCTGCCGTTGGAAGATCACGAACTCGGGCTGGCGGTCCCTGCTGTCGAAACCGGCACGCTGAACCGTTCCGCGTCCATCCTCATCCAAGCTGGCTTCAATTCGCGGCTCGCCGCGATCAAGGCGGTGACCGACACCGGCGCGACCTTCACGACAGGTCAGGAGTTGCGGCAATGGCTCAACTCCGATGCCGTCGCCGCCTGGAGCGCGCTGCCTGACTGGCCGACGCTCGAAACCAAGCCGATATGGACGGAGTTTTCCCAGAGCTTCACGCCGGCCGAGAAACGTACCTGGGCCGATCGGCGCTATTGGGCGAACGTCGCCTGGCTGGGTGCGCCTCCACCGCCCGGTACGGTCGTACAAATTCACCAATGGGCGAACCAGCCTCGGGTGCTATCGACCGACGGCTCCCCGCTCGGCACCGTCCAAGCTGCACTCTATCCGCTTCGAGCCGGTCTGCTTCGCGCCCAGGTCGCGGCGGATGTCAGCAAGATCGACATCGTCTACCTTGGCCCTGACGATCTGGCGGGTCCGTAG
- a CDS encoding ATP-binding protein — protein sequence MRIKEVQIENFRLLRDIAVGFEDRTTLIVGRNNSGKTSIAELFRRLLGDKVPSFRIEDFSLGCHECFWAAFEASNAGGSAPDVVALLPSIKITIDITYDIDAPDLGPLSECIVDLDPDSRDARLVLTYGPRPTAPTVLFTDLAVGDDVAINRRNLFRALGSRVQAAYAASLEAVDPNDPTNRKSLEPKTLTTLIRGGFINAQRGLDDDTHRERDVLGKVVEVLFQSALTDPVDPEKRTTAEQLKEAVEQIQGDLHAGFNAKLTSLLPTFDLFGYPGLSDPGLVTETSFDVEKLLNDHTKVRYVGVNGMTLPETYNGLGVRNLVYMLLQLLRFFREYQATPTAAGVHLIFIEEPEAHLHPQMQEVFIRQLDQIPAPSSPSSMRTGHGRSSSSSPLTLPTWRTKRGSRPCAISSPFRMAKACAGHS from the coding sequence GTGCGGATCAAGGAAGTTCAAATCGAGAATTTTCGACTCCTGCGCGATATTGCGGTTGGGTTCGAAGATCGCACCACGTTGATTGTCGGCCGGAACAACAGTGGCAAAACGTCGATTGCGGAGCTGTTCCGGAGGCTCCTCGGCGATAAGGTGCCATCGTTCAGGATCGAGGACTTTTCCCTGGGCTGTCACGAGTGCTTCTGGGCGGCATTTGAGGCAAGCAACGCGGGGGGCTCTGCGCCGGATGTCGTTGCACTCCTCCCGTCCATCAAGATCACGATCGACATCACCTACGACATTGACGCCCCAGACCTTGGCCCATTGAGCGAGTGCATCGTCGATCTCGATCCGGACAGCAGAGACGCAAGACTCGTTCTTACCTATGGCCCTCGACCAACCGCGCCTACCGTACTCTTCACAGATCTCGCCGTCGGCGATGACGTGGCGATCAACCGCCGGAACCTGTTTCGGGCGTTGGGCAGCCGCGTGCAGGCTGCCTATGCGGCATCGCTGGAGGCCGTTGACCCCAACGATCCGACCAATCGAAAGTCGCTGGAGCCGAAAACGCTCACGACGCTGATCCGGGGCGGCTTCATCAACGCGCAACGCGGCCTCGACGACGATACGCATCGCGAGCGGGACGTTCTGGGGAAGGTCGTCGAGGTGCTCTTTCAGTCTGCGCTGACCGATCCAGTCGATCCAGAAAAGCGGACGACGGCCGAGCAGCTCAAGGAAGCCGTGGAGCAAATCCAGGGCGACCTACATGCCGGCTTCAACGCCAAGCTCACCTCACTCCTGCCGACGTTCGACCTGTTCGGTTATCCCGGCCTCTCCGATCCGGGCCTCGTTACCGAGACCAGCTTTGATGTCGAGAAGCTGCTGAACGATCACACCAAGGTTCGCTACGTCGGCGTCAACGGCATGACGCTGCCCGAAACCTACAACGGGCTCGGCGTGCGCAACCTCGTCTATATGCTGCTCCAGTTGCTGCGTTTCTTCCGCGAATATCAGGCCACACCGACCGCGGCCGGGGTGCATCTCATCTTCATCGAAGAGCCGGAGGCGCACCTGCATCCCCAGATGCAGGAGGTCTTCATCAGGCAGCTCGACCAGATCCCAGCGCCTTCATCGCCCAGCTCAATGAGAACCGGCCATGGCCGGTCCAGTTCGTCGTCACCACTCACTCTCCCCACATGGCGAACGAAGCGCGGTTCGAGGCCATGCGCTATTTCCTCTCCGTTCCGGATGGCGAAGGCATGCGCCGGTCACTCGTGA
- a CDS encoding toll/interleukin-1 receptor domain-containing protein, translated as MKRVLTVGVNYTGDPIEGVAIDNLGLCQPDVDRARAAYPLYEYDTIIINPESYTHFLFGAGGEFSNELYELGKLKSQNDRYDLDSAFDAEDRRKEMEAAIADGATVVWCLSEPKRVNFFGYRETHLGYAAPEVANFVKRSELLVKKGRRMGAIDPDSPFARYFDMLSRTGGWTLCLSDPGEGYGSIAATPEGYSLGGQLALGSTVGWLVTPPTSQEAQNQLVRDSLAMEKSDPAHEKYHGIFLSHTGVDKPFVRQLRKDLLAHGVPRVWLDEAEIEIGDSLIAKIDEGMKLSRYIAVVLSKKSIDAPWVKKELDLAMNREISSGEVVVLPLLYEECELPGFLQGKLYADFSKPEDYEAVLGKLLRRLRIG; from the coding sequence ATGAAGCGAGTGTTGACGGTGGGCGTGAACTATACCGGGGATCCGATCGAGGGCGTAGCGATCGACAATCTGGGTCTTTGCCAGCCGGATGTAGATCGCGCTCGGGCGGCCTATCCGCTCTACGAATATGACACGATCATCATCAACCCGGAGAGCTACACGCATTTCCTGTTCGGCGCGGGCGGGGAGTTCTCGAACGAGCTTTACGAACTGGGCAAGCTGAAGAGCCAGAATGATCGCTATGATCTCGACTCCGCGTTCGACGCCGAAGATCGACGCAAGGAGATGGAAGCGGCGATCGCCGACGGCGCGACAGTCGTCTGGTGCCTGTCGGAGCCCAAGCGGGTCAATTTCTTCGGATATCGCGAGACCCATCTTGGCTACGCGGCACCCGAAGTAGCGAATTTCGTGAAGCGTTCCGAGCTTCTCGTGAAGAAGGGGCGCAGGATGGGAGCGATTGATCCCGACAGTCCATTTGCGCGCTACTTCGACATGCTGTCCCGCACCGGCGGTTGGACGCTTTGCCTCTCCGATCCGGGCGAAGGCTATGGGTCGATCGCCGCCACCCCCGAAGGCTACAGCCTTGGAGGCCAATTGGCGTTGGGCAGCACGGTGGGATGGCTGGTGACGCCGCCGACATCGCAAGAGGCGCAGAACCAGCTTGTGCGCGATAGCCTGGCGATGGAGAAGTCAGACCCTGCGCATGAAAAATATCATGGCATCTTCCTCAGCCACACCGGCGTCGACAAGCCCTTCGTGCGACAACTCCGCAAGGACCTTCTCGCCCATGGCGTGCCCAGGGTATGGCTGGATGAGGCGGAGATCGAAATCGGAGACTCCCTGATTGCGAAGATCGACGAAGGCATGAAGCTCAGCCGCTACATTGCGGTCGTGTTGTCGAAGAAATCGATTGACGCGCCATGGGTGAAGAAGGAGCTCGATCTGGCAATGAACCGCGAGATCTCATCGGGAGAGGTCGTTGTGCTCCCTCTGCTCTATGAGGAATGCGAGCTACCCGGCTTCCTGCAAGGCAAGCTCTACGCCGATTTTTCAAAGCCGGAAGATTATGAGGCGGTGCTTGGCAAGCTATTGCGGCGGCTGCGGATCGGTTGA
- a CDS encoding ATP-dependent nuclease, producing MRYFLSVPDGEGMRRSLVKDLRKGMGGAPEPDREFLHQYLTLTRCDLFFADKAVLIEGTAERILLPAMIRKTDGAAAGQPQLGSQYLTVMEVGGAYAHRFFDLLSFLELRTLIITDIDAVKPNDAGKRVAVPVADGVFTSNGCLKAWFGDDVSPEALLGKNAPDKATGVRRVAFQIPEAAGGPCGRSFEDAFILANPARFPLDGDQALAAYALAADQKKSTFALEHAIEHMDWNVPRYIAEGLRWLAEGNPAPVAPAPAVAVEIVAGAAGVAVNVAEVGENG from the coding sequence ATGCGCTATTTCCTCTCCGTTCCGGATGGCGAAGGCATGCGCCGGTCACTCGTGAAGGATTTGCGCAAGGGCATGGGCGGTGCCCCCGAGCCGGATCGCGAGTTTCTGCATCAGTATCTAACCTTGACCCGGTGCGATCTGTTCTTCGCCGACAAGGCGGTCCTGATCGAGGGAACAGCGGAGCGCATCCTGCTTCCGGCCATGATCCGCAAGACGGACGGCGCGGCCGCCGGGCAACCGCAGCTCGGCAGCCAGTATCTCACGGTGATGGAGGTCGGCGGGGCCTATGCCCACCGTTTTTTCGATCTCCTGTCCTTCCTCGAATTGCGCACCCTCATCATTACCGACATCGACGCAGTGAAGCCCAACGATGCTGGGAAGCGCGTGGCCGTGCCAGTCGCGGACGGGGTGTTCACCAGCAACGGATGCCTGAAAGCATGGTTCGGAGACGATGTTTCGCCCGAGGCGCTGTTGGGAAAGAATGCGCCTGACAAAGCGACCGGCGTTCGGCGCGTTGCCTTCCAGATACCGGAAGCGGCCGGGGGACCGTGCGGCCGAAGCTTTGAGGACGCCTTCATCCTGGCCAATCCTGCACGCTTCCCCCTGGACGGCGACCAAGCGCTGGCCGCCTATGCCCTTGCTGCGGATCAGAAGAAGTCCACCTTTGCCCTAGAGCACGCGATCGAGCACATGGACTGGAACGTTCCCCGATACATCGCAGAGGGGCTGCGCTGGCTGGCGGAGGGCAATCCTGCACCCGTGGCCCCAGCTCCGGCGGTGGCGGTCGAGATCGTGGCAGGCGCCGCCGGCGTGGCGGTGAATGTGGCTGAGGTGGGCGAGAATGGCTGA